In the Telopea speciosissima isolate NSW1024214 ecotype Mountain lineage chromosome 2, Tspe_v1, whole genome shotgun sequence genome, one interval contains:
- the LOC122653122 gene encoding uncharacterized protein LOC122653122: MSCFRVQALLFLLILFVSTTVYSFSHGISQPHPLQKRSDSGLIDEEVHGGFIPWGTRRSVIEGNDTTNSSFLIFAEHRTYRKDPLNGFKYYAGGWNLNNKHYLASVGFTAAPLFLIGVIWFVGFGICLSCICLSHFCCERPHYGYSEIAYALSLIFLILFTIAAIIGSIVLFTGQGRFHRSFVDTVDYILMQADTTVDSLRNVSEFLASSKHTGVDSVFIPSDLQTKIDQVDAMISNSTGTLFHRATQNSNSIQGALDIMRLSLIILAAVMIVLAFLGFLLCVLGLQFLVYILVIIGWILVAVRFILCGVFLLLHNAVGDTCVAMDEWVQNPTLHTVLDDILPCVDNATASETLLRSKQVTFQLINVVNNYIGNVSNRNIPAYFQHLYFNQSGPLIPLLCNPFYPNLMDRSCVVEEVELDNAKQVWKKYVCEESAKGICTTVGRMTPSIYNQMAASVNISYGLYRYSPFLVHLQDCTFVRDTFTQINKDYCPRLWRFSKWVYVGLVIVSASVMLSLIFWVIYARERKHRVYTKQYDEAHHDQECKEAS; this comes from the exons ATGTCATGTTTCAGAGTTCAGgctcttctttttttacttATTCTCTTCGTTTCCACAACCGTCTACTCTTTCTCTCATGGAATTTCTCAGCCTCACCCTCTTCAAAAGAGATCCGATTCAG GGTTGATTGATGAGGAGGTACATGGTGGGTTCATTCCTTGGGGGACAAGAAGGTCTGTTATTGAGGGAAATGATACAACCAACTCCTCATTTCTCATATTTGCTGAGCATAGAACATATAGGAAAGATCCTCTCAACGGGTTCAAGTATTATGCTGGTGGATGGAATCTCAATAACAAACATTACTTGGCT TCTGTAGGTTTTACTGCTGCTCCTCTGTTCCTCATTGGTGTAATATGGTTCGTGGGCTTTGGGATATGCTTGTCCTGCATCTGTCTTAGTCATTTCTGTTGTGAACGACCACACTATGGCTATTCTGAAATTGCTTATGCTCTCTCCCTTATATTTCTTATTCTCTTTACCATTGCTGCAAT CATTGGATCCATAGTTTTGTTCACCGGCCAGGGAAGATTTCATAGGAGTTTTGTGGATACAGTGGATTATATTTTGATGCAAGCAGATACTACTGTAGATAGCCTTAGGAATGTTTCAGAATTTCTTGCCTCTTCAAAGCACACTGGGGTGGATAGTGTTTTTATACCCTCAGATCTCCAAACCAAGATCGATCAAGTTGACGCGATGATTAGTAATTCTACGGGCACTCTTTTTCATCGTGCCACTCAGAATTCAAATAGTATACAAGGAGCGTTGGATATCAT GAGACTGAGTCTTATTATACTCGCAGCTGTGATGATTGTGTTGGCATTTCTTGGTTTCT TATTGTGTGTTCTTGGCTTGCAGTTTCTTGTGTACAT ATTGGTGATCATTGGATGGATTCTTGTAGCAGTAAGATTTATTTTATGTGGCGTATTTCTTCTGCTCCACAA TGCTGTTGGGGATACATGTGTTGCAATGGATGAATGGGTTCAAAACCCAACTCTACATACGGTTCTGGATGATATTCTCCCCTGTGTGGACAATGCAACAGCCAGTGAAACCTTGTTACGAAGCAAGCAAGTTACTTTCCAATTGATCAATGTGGTGAACAACTACATTGGCAATGTCTCTAACAGAAACATCCCTGCCTACTTTCAGCATTTATATTTCAATCAATCTGGTCCCTTGATACCTCTCCTCTGCAACCCATTTTATCCCAACTTGATGGATAGGAGCTGTGTAGTTGAAGAAGTGGAATTGGACAATGCAAAACAG GTTTGGAAGAAGTATGTCTGTGAGGAGTCAGCAAAGGGGATTTGTACAACAGTGGGCCGTATGACCCCCAGCATCTATAACCAAATGGCAGCTTCAGTGAATATAAGTTATGGGCTGTATCGCTATTCTCCATTCCTAGTTCATCTGCAAGACTGCACCTTTGTGCGAGATACATTCACACAAATCAATAAGGACTATTGTCCTAGACTATGGCGATTCAGTAAATGGGTCTATGTCGGATTGGTGATTGTGTCAGCTTCAGTGATGCTATCTTTGATCTTCTGGGTAATCTATGCTCGAGAGAGGAAACACCGTGTATACACTAAACAGTATGATGAGGCTCATCATGATCAAGAATGTAAGGAGGCCTCTTGA